A portion of the Calliphora vicina chromosome 5, idCalVici1.1, whole genome shotgun sequence genome contains these proteins:
- the LOC135960664 gene encoding general odorant-binding protein 56d-like, which translates to MKFYITLAVACLIASAVAHHELTEEEKAEIEGQYQECAKQEKVSQEDATKLRNKEFANATPGMKCYGACFFEKVGILKDSIVQEDVVLDLLVPHYGKENVTKALEKCGNKKGADRCDTGFKVYECIENARAEWGH; encoded by the exons atgaagTTCTACATTACTTTAGCTGTTGCTTGCTTAATTGCCAGTGCTGTTGCA CACCACGAATTGACTGAGGAAGAGAAAGCCGAGATCGAGGGTCAATACCAGGAATGTGCTAAACAGGAAAAGGTCTCCCAAGAAGATGCCACCAAATTGCGCAACAAGGAATTCGCTAATGCCACACCCGGCATGAAATGTTACGGGGCTTGCTTCTTTGAAAAGGTGGGCATTTTGAAGGACAGCATTGTACAAGAAGATGTGGTTTTGGACTTATTGGTACCTCACTACGGCAAGGAAAATGTCACGAAGGCTTTGGAAAAATGCGGGAATAAAAAGGGTGCAGATCGTTGTGATACCGGTTTCAAAGTCTATGAATGCATCGAAAATGCCAGAGCTGAATGGGGTCATTAA
- the LOC135960663 gene encoding general odorant-binding protein 56a-like, with the protein MKIYITLAAICLIASAAALSIESLNSLREKTEIEAQYQECAKQENVSEEDATKLRNKDFANATPGMKCLGTCFFEKVGILKDSIVQDDVVLAKLVPQYGEENVKNALEKCKNEKGVDRCETGFKIYECAEYARAEWGH; encoded by the coding sequence ATGAAGATTTACATTACTTTAGCTGCTATTTGCTTAATTGCCAGTGCTGCTGCACTGAGTATTGAATCATTAAATTCCTTAAGGGAGAAAACCGAAATCGAGGCTCAATACCAGGAATGTGCTAAACAGGAAAACGTCTCCGAAGAAGATGCTACCAAATTGCGCAACAAGGATTTCGCTAATGCCACACCCGGCATGAAATGTCTCGGTACTTGCTTCTTTGAGAAGGTGGGCATTTTGAAGGACAGCATTGTACAAGACGATGTGGTTTTGGCTAAATTGGTACCTCAATACGGCGAGGAAAATGTCAAGAATGCTTTGGAAAAATGCAAGAATGAAAAGGGCGTCGATCGCTGTGAAACCGGTTTCAAAATCTATGAATGTGCCGAATATGCCAGAGCTGAATGGGgtcattaa